A genomic stretch from Deltaproteobacteria bacterium HGW-Deltaproteobacteria-18 includes:
- a CDS encoding branched-chain amino acid ABC transporter substrate-binding protein, protein MKKSARVLLALACVLLFAAAAGAETLKIGFNIPLTGDIPKVGEESKFAAEMLKEDINAAGGLDVGGTKYQLEFIYEDNESKAESAVSAALKLIERDSVLAIVGPNSSKQAVPAGQVCDDNQTPMISPWSTNPDTTKDRPWVFRAAFLDPFQGPVAVDFAMEQFGAKKAAVLYALDNDYSKGLAEIFRDDFNAKNGAGAVVGFESYSSKDQDFSAQLTTILAAKPDFIFLPNNYNEVALIIKQAHDLGWKNPFMGADAWGNSELMALCGDNCKGQYFSTHYAAAGATGETKVFIDRYKEKYGYEPADVAALTWDATNLVLKAIQNTGGLTGKTRADRKAVRDAMAAIPEFPGITGNMKFDAEGDPIKCAVVVKISDQGEFVFTKSVCP, encoded by the coding sequence GTGAAGAAATCCGCCCGTGTTTTACTTGCCCTGGCATGCGTGCTCCTCTTTGCCGCGGCCGCTGGAGCCGAGACCCTCAAAATTGGCTTCAACATCCCGCTGACCGGCGACATCCCGAAAGTGGGTGAAGAATCAAAGTTTGCCGCCGAAATGCTCAAGGAAGACATCAACGCCGCAGGCGGCCTTGATGTCGGTGGCACGAAGTACCAGCTCGAATTCATTTACGAAGACAACGAATCCAAGGCTGAATCCGCCGTCTCCGCCGCCCTCAAGCTCATCGAGCGCGACAGCGTGCTGGCCATCGTCGGCCCCAACTCCAGCAAGCAGGCTGTCCCAGCCGGCCAGGTCTGCGACGACAACCAGACCCCGATGATCTCGCCCTGGTCCACCAACCCCGACACCACCAAGGACCGCCCCTGGGTTTTCCGCGCCGCCTTCCTTGACCCCTTCCAGGGTCCCGTGGCCGTGGACTTCGCCATGGAGCAGTTCGGCGCCAAGAAGGCCGCAGTCCTCTACGCCCTCGACAACGACTATTCCAAGGGCCTGGCCGAAATTTTCCGTGACGACTTCAACGCCAAGAACGGCGCTGGCGCAGTCGTGGGCTTCGAATCCTACTCCTCCAAGGATCAGGACTTCAGCGCCCAGCTGACCACCATCCTGGCCGCCAAGCCCGATTTCATCTTCCTGCCCAACAACTACAACGAAGTCGCGCTGATCATCAAACAGGCCCACGACCTCGGCTGGAAGAACCCCTTCATGGGCGCCGACGCCTGGGGCAACTCCGAGCTGATGGCGCTGTGCGGCGACAACTGCAAGGGCCAGTACTTCTCGACCCACTACGCGGCCGCTGGCGCCACCGGCGAGACCAAGGTCTTCATCGACCGCTACAAGGAAAAATACGGCTATGAGCCCGCCGACGTAGCCGCGCTGACCTGGGATGCCACCAACCTGGTCCTCAAGGCCATCCAGAACACCGGCGGACTGACCGGCAAGACCCGCGCCGACCGCAAGGCCGTTCGCGACGCCATGGCTGCCATCCCCGAGTTCCCGGGCATCACCGGCAACATGAAGTTCGACGCTGAAGGCGACCCCATCAAATGCGCGGTGGTCGTCAAGATCAGCGATCAGGGCGAATTCGTGTTCACCAAATCCGTCTGCCCGTAA
- a CDS encoding phosphoheptose isomerase gives MTERVHKIITDHAHEGAELRKTFFANNAAQVAEVARAMALSLTAGGKILFCGNGGSAADAQHFAAELVNRFMMERPPLPAIALTTDTSALTAIGNDYSFDQIFSKQVQALGRPGDVLIGISTSGRSANVNEALRVGLENGLVTVGLGGGGGGAMLAHCHHALIVPDTRTPLVQEIHGAIGHLLCGLVDYYLFEAVAELEPFLGSEQP, from the coding sequence ATGACGGAGCGGGTGCACAAGATCATTACGGACCATGCGCATGAAGGCGCCGAGCTGCGCAAGACCTTTTTCGCCAACAACGCCGCGCAGGTGGCCGAAGTGGCGCGGGCCATGGCGCTGAGCCTTACGGCCGGCGGAAAGATTCTTTTCTGCGGAAATGGCGGCAGCGCCGCCGATGCGCAGCATTTCGCGGCCGAACTGGTCAACCGCTTCATGATGGAGCGGCCTCCGTTGCCGGCCATCGCGCTGACCACGGATACTTCGGCCCTGACCGCCATCGGCAACGACTATTCGTTTGACCAGATTTTCAGCAAGCAGGTCCAGGCCCTGGGGCGTCCCGGGGATGTGCTGATCGGCATCTCCACTTCGGGCCGCAGCGCCAATGTCAATGAGGCGCTGCGCGTTGGCCTGGAGAACGGGCTGGTCACGGTGGGCCTTGGCGGAGGCGGGGGCGGAGCCATGCTCGCCCACTGCCATCACGCCCTCATCGTGCCGGACACGCGGACGCCGCTGGTTCAGGAAATTCATGGGGCCATCGGCCATCTTTTGTGCGGCCTGGTGGACTATTATCTGTTTGAAGCGGTTGCCGAGCTCGAGCCTTTTCTGGGCTCTGAACAACCATAA
- a CDS encoding FmdB family transcriptional regulator, with protein MPIFEYVCNSCHKEFEEIVLGGEQPVCPACGAADTTKLISRGVFRTGGPIVMGSPSANAITTRGKSGCGTCSGGNCSSCG; from the coding sequence ATGCCCATCTTCGAATATGTCTGCAATTCCTGCCACAAGGAATTCGAGGAAATCGTTCTCGGCGGGGAGCAACCCGTCTGTCCGGCCTGCGGCGCCGCGGATACGACCAAGCTCATTTCGCGTGGCGTGTTCCGGACCGGAGGCCCCATCGTCATGGGCTCTCCCTCTGCCAACGCCATCACCACCAGAGGCAAGAGCGGTTGCGGTACCTGTTCCGGCGGCAATTGTTCCAGCTGCGGCTAA
- a CDS encoding hydroxymethylbilane synthase has translation MNTIRIATRGSKLALWQAHHISGLLRAQYPGMTVELNIIKTKGDKILDVPLAKIGGKGLFVKEIEEALLAGEADIAVHSMKDVPAQLPEGLKLGIIPQREVPTDSFLSVNYPDIASLPAGARVGTSSLRRQTQLMGLRRDLCILSLRGNLDTRVGKLMAGEFDAIIVATAGMNRLELSAPHMQELAPPMFYPAVAQGALGIEYCADRPELDELLAFLDHAPSKVCVEAERSFLFGLDGGCQVPIAGYATLSGSEITLTGLVADLCGERVIRRQATAQSHAAVELGANVAKAVLADGGKDILDEVYRSGAAV, from the coding sequence ATGAACACCATTCGTATCGCTACCCGGGGCAGCAAGCTGGCCTTGTGGCAGGCGCATCACATTTCCGGCCTGCTTCGCGCCCAGTATCCGGGCATGACCGTCGAACTCAACATAATCAAGACCAAGGGCGACAAGATTCTGGATGTGCCCCTGGCCAAGATCGGCGGCAAGGGCCTTTTCGTGAAGGAAATCGAGGAAGCCCTCCTGGCCGGCGAGGCCGACATTGCAGTGCATTCCATGAAGGACGTGCCCGCCCAGCTGCCCGAGGGCCTCAAGCTCGGCATCATCCCGCAGCGCGAGGTTCCTACGGACTCTTTTCTGAGCGTCAACTACCCGGACATCGCGTCGCTTCCGGCCGGCGCCAGGGTCGGGACCAGCAGCCTGCGTCGTCAGACCCAGCTCATGGGCCTGCGCCGGGACCTGTGCATTCTCTCCCTGCGCGGCAATCTTGACACGCGGGTGGGCAAGCTCATGGCCGGCGAATTCGATGCCATCATCGTGGCCACGGCGGGCATGAACCGTCTTGAACTCTCAGCCCCGCACATGCAGGAGCTGGCACCGCCCATGTTTTATCCGGCAGTGGCCCAGGGTGCGCTTGGCATCGAATACTGCGCCGACCGTCCGGAACTGGACGAGCTCCTGGCCTTTCTGGACCATGCGCCTTCCAAGGTCTGCGTGGAGGCGGAGCGGTCCTTTCTGTTCGGCCTGGACGGAGGCTGCCAGGTGCCCATCGCCGGCTATGCGACCCTAAGCGGCTCGGAGATCACCCTCACGGGCCTGGTGGCCGACCTCTGCGGTGAGCGGGTCATCCGCCGGCAGGCCACGGCTCAGTCCCACGCGGCAGTGGAGCTTGGCGCAAACGTGGCCAAGGCCGTGCTGGCCGATGGCGGCAAGGATATTCTGGACGAGGTCTACCGGAGCGGCGCAGCGGTCTGA
- the cobT gene encoding nicotinate-nucleotide--dimethylbenzimidazole phosphoribosyltransferase: MLQSTIDQIRTLDRAYFQKAQTHLDSQTKPKGSLGVLEQVACRLVAIAGGEAPKVDPARIYTCAGDHGVALQGVSLFPQEVTRQMVANFVMNGAAINVLTRTAGVDLKVVDAGCLGDRFPDHPALVQCKVAPGTKDLSTEAAMTREDCLKALENGIELAKAAHRDGIVTLGTGEMGIANTTPATALFCAYLGLAPADITGPGTGLGAEGVRHKITVIEKALALHAPTIDKADPIDILACLGGFEIATLAGMILGGASLGKPLVIDGFISSSAYVAARAICPLVAEYAFFSHASAEPGFAAVMRGLDASPLLHLNMRLGEGTGAAMAIFILRSAANLYNDMATFSAAGVHSGE; this comes from the coding sequence ATGCTCCAGTCCACCATCGACCAGATCCGCACCCTTGACCGCGCGTACTTCCAAAAGGCCCAGACGCACCTGGATTCCCAGACAAAACCCAAAGGCAGCCTCGGCGTCCTGGAACAGGTCGCCTGCCGGCTGGTGGCCATAGCCGGCGGAGAAGCGCCCAAGGTCGACCCGGCCCGCATTTACACATGCGCCGGGGATCACGGGGTGGCGCTCCAGGGCGTGAGCCTCTTCCCACAGGAAGTGACGCGGCAGATGGTTGCCAATTTTGTCATGAACGGCGCGGCCATCAACGTCCTTACCCGCACAGCGGGAGTGGACCTCAAAGTCGTGGACGCCGGCTGCTTGGGCGACAGGTTTCCCGATCATCCGGCCCTTGTCCAGTGCAAGGTCGCGCCCGGCACCAAGGATCTGAGCACAGAGGCAGCCATGACCCGCGAAGACTGCCTGAAAGCCCTTGAAAACGGGATCGAACTGGCCAAGGCGGCGCACAGGGACGGAATCGTGACTCTGGGCACCGGGGAGATGGGCATCGCCAACACGACCCCGGCCACGGCCCTCTTCTGCGCCTATCTGGGCCTTGCCCCGGCCGACATTACCGGCCCTGGCACGGGACTTGGAGCCGAAGGGGTGCGCCACAAGATCACGGTCATCGAAAAAGCCCTGGCCCTGCATGCCCCCACCATCGACAAGGCCGATCCCATCGATATCCTGGCCTGCCTCGGCGGATTCGAAATAGCGACCCTGGCCGGCATGATCCTGGGCGGAGCGAGCCTTGGCAAGCCTCTGGTCATCGACGGCTTCATCTCTTCCAGCGCCTATGTCGCAGCCCGGGCCATCTGCCCGCTGGTGGCCGAATACGCATTCTTTTCCCACGCCTCGGCGGAACCCGGGTTCGCCGCCGTCATGAGGGGTCTGGATGCAAGCCCGCTCCTGCACCTGAACATGCGCCTTGGCGAAGGCACCGGCGCGGCCATGGCCATCTTCATCCTGCGCAGCGCGGCCAATCTCTACAACGACATGGCCACGTTCTCAGCGGCGGGCGTACACAGCGGAGAATAG
- a CDS encoding DUF523 domain-containing protein: protein MTRADLKDHGPILVSACLLGIYCRYDGRCDTDERVMALSKDHVLVPVCPEQLGGLPTPRSAVELLEGRAVTRDGADLTEAFERGVRQVELVARLTGARAAVLQPRSPSCGRGIIYDGTFSGRRIEGDGALAGALREQGFLLLVPDELD from the coding sequence ATGACAAGAGCCGATTTGAAGGACCATGGGCCAATTTTGGTCAGTGCCTGTCTGCTTGGGATTTATTGCCGCTATGACGGGCGCTGCGACACGGACGAGAGAGTCATGGCCCTGTCAAAAGACCATGTCCTGGTCCCTGTCTGTCCGGAACAACTGGGCGGCTTGCCCACGCCGCGTTCGGCAGTGGAACTGCTCGAAGGCCGGGCCGTGACCCGGGACGGTGCTGACTTGACCGAGGCCTTTGAACGCGGGGTCCGGCAGGTCGAACTCGTGGCCCGGCTGACCGGGGCCCGGGCGGCAGTGCTGCAGCCGCGCTCGCCGAGCTGCGGGCGGGGAATCATCTACGATGGCACGTTCTCCGGCCGACGTATAGAGGGTGACGGCGCTCTGGCAGGGGCTCTCAGGGAGCAGGGGTTTTTGCTGCTTGTGCCGGACGAACTTGACTGA